The following coding sequences are from one Natrarchaeobaculum sulfurireducens window:
- a CDS encoding universal stress protein has protein sequence MYDRILVPTDGSSEVERAFEYAFDLARAHGASIHALYVVNAAGYSGLPMETAWEGISDALHDDGTEAVSRVEGLAPPEVPVETDILEGSPSRVIVDEASRRGCDLVVMGTHGRGGIDRLLLGSVTERVVRRAPVPVLTIQVGPRGEGGRPETSSQVTIE, from the coding sequence ATGTACGATCGGATCCTCGTCCCGACGGACGGCTCCTCGGAGGTCGAACGGGCGTTCGAGTACGCGTTCGACCTCGCCCGAGCCCACGGCGCGTCGATCCACGCGCTCTACGTCGTCAACGCCGCAGGCTACAGCGGGCTTCCCATGGAGACCGCCTGGGAGGGGATCAGCGACGCCCTCCACGACGACGGAACGGAGGCAGTGAGCCGGGTCGAGGGACTCGCACCGCCGGAGGTCCCCGTCGAGACGGACATCCTCGAGGGATCGCCGAGTCGCGTAATCGTCGACGAGGCGAGTCGACGCGGCTGTGACCTCGTCGTCATGGGCACCCACGGTCGCGGCGGCATCGATCGGCTTTTACTCGGCAGTGTCACCGAACGCGTCGTCAGGCGTGCCCCCGTGCCCGTCCTCACGATCCAGGTCGGTCCAAGGGGCGAAGGCGGTCGCCCGGAGACGTCCTCACAGGTCACGATTGAGTGA
- a CDS encoding helix-turn-helix domain-containing protein encodes MSLLAGFEAISPDLLLGQTLESLPSLTLDVERQYALDPAHPIAFCWARCRDLERLERTLDDDGTVDAYERITRSEEWTLYRIRRSDSGVVNAYRRWVAAGGELLDCRGTDGRWVIEMRFPDRESFTRYHEFLQDEDVEVRLHRLAAGDGADHRRESDPLTESQREALVLAHESGFYDIPRETTLETIADALEISNQAVSERLRRGQSRLIEHHLF; translated from the coding sequence ATGAGTCTCCTCGCGGGGTTCGAAGCGATATCGCCCGACCTTCTCCTCGGGCAGACCCTCGAGTCGTTGCCGTCGCTCACGCTGGACGTAGAGCGACAGTACGCGCTCGACCCGGCACATCCGATCGCGTTCTGCTGGGCCCGCTGTCGCGACCTCGAGCGTCTCGAGCGGACGCTCGACGACGACGGGACGGTCGATGCTTACGAGCGGATTACGCGCTCGGAGGAGTGGACCCTCTATCGCATCCGCCGGAGCGACTCGGGCGTCGTCAACGCCTATCGACGGTGGGTCGCCGCCGGCGGCGAATTGCTCGACTGTCGAGGTACCGACGGCCGCTGGGTAATCGAGATGCGCTTTCCCGACCGCGAGTCGTTCACCCGTTACCACGAGTTCCTCCAAGATGAAGACGTCGAGGTACGCCTTCACCGACTGGCGGCGGGCGATGGGGCAGACCACAGACGCGAGTCGGATCCGCTGACGGAGTCCCAGCGCGAGGCGCTCGTTCTCGCCCACGAGTCCGGCTTCTACGACATCCCCCGCGAGACGACGCTCGAGACGATCGCAGACGCACTCGAGATCTCGAATCAGGCCGTCAGCGAGCGACTCCGACGCGGCCAGTCCCGACTGATCGAACACCACCTCTTCTGA
- a CDS encoding phosphoglycerol geranylgeranyltransferase, with protein sequence MTAPWEEWNHVLKIDPDKELPEGVTYGDLCATGTDAIEVGGTMGITEEKMEAVVEACGEHDVPLYQEPSSPDVVIDNEVLEGYLIPTVFNAGSPFWITGAHKEWVRLDDDLDWDRTTLEAYIVMNPDADVATYTEADCDLTPEDVAAYAEVAERMFGQEIVYIEYSGRLGEESIVEAGADAVDDATLFYGGGIRDYDSAYAMAQYADVVVVGDLAHDEGVDAVRETVEAAADAN encoded by the coding sequence ATGACCGCCCCCTGGGAGGAGTGGAATCACGTACTCAAGATCGATCCCGACAAGGAGTTACCCGAGGGCGTAACCTACGGGGACCTCTGTGCGACCGGTACGGATGCCATCGAAGTCGGTGGCACGATGGGCATCACCGAAGAGAAGATGGAAGCCGTCGTCGAGGCCTGTGGCGAACACGACGTCCCGCTCTATCAGGAGCCCTCGAGCCCCGACGTCGTTATCGATAACGAGGTGCTCGAGGGCTATCTCATTCCGACCGTCTTCAACGCTGGCTCGCCGTTCTGGATCACCGGCGCACACAAAGAGTGGGTCCGACTCGACGACGACCTCGACTGGGATCGGACGACACTCGAGGCCTACATCGTGATGAATCCCGATGCCGACGTGGCGACGTATACGGAAGCCGACTGCGACCTGACGCCCGAGGATGTGGCCGCTTACGCCGAGGTTGCCGAACGAATGTTCGGCCAGGAAATCGTCTACATCGAGTACTCGGGCAGGCTTGGGGAAGAATCGATCGTCGAGGCCGGGGCTGACGCCGTCGACGATGCCACGCTCTTTTATGGCGGCGGCATCCGCGACTACGATTCGGCGTACGCGATGGCCCAGTACGCTGACGTCGTCGTCGTCGGCGACCTCGCTCACGACGAGGGGGTCGACGCCGTGCGAGAGACCGTCGAAGCCGCTGCCGATGCGAACTAA
- a CDS encoding biotin--[acetyl-CoA-carboxylase] ligase, giving the protein MHETRRAILEAIADGPVSGPDLAEALEISRAAVWKHVEELREAGFEVESGPGGYELLEVGTYNGEAVEFGLEAPFDVEYHDSIRSTNDRARELAGEGVADLAVLADEQVGGRGRLERAWTAPSGGVWVSVVNRPTVAPAQAPLFTLAASVATARAAREAGVDARIKWPNDVVVPLDDEGAYEKLAGILTEMEGETDRVEWLVVGIGVNANIDADDLPETATSIREEAGDVDRRLFVQRLLEAFDDLRSDLESVVPAWCDLSLTLGQRVRVDRPSKAVVGDAVDVTDAGALVLETDDGRVTVTAGDCEHLRPV; this is encoded by the coding sequence ATGCACGAGACGCGACGCGCGATCCTCGAGGCGATCGCCGACGGGCCGGTTTCGGGGCCCGACCTCGCCGAGGCCCTCGAGATCTCCCGCGCTGCGGTCTGGAAACACGTCGAGGAACTCCGCGAGGCGGGGTTCGAAGTCGAGAGCGGGCCCGGCGGCTACGAACTCCTCGAGGTCGGCACGTACAACGGCGAGGCAGTCGAGTTCGGGCTCGAGGCCCCATTCGACGTCGAGTACCACGACTCGATCAGGAGTACGAACGATCGCGCCCGCGAACTGGCGGGCGAGGGGGTTGCGGACCTGGCCGTGCTTGCGGACGAGCAGGTCGGCGGTCGAGGTCGCCTCGAGCGTGCGTGGACGGCACCCTCGGGCGGCGTCTGGGTGAGCGTCGTCAACCGGCCGACCGTCGCTCCGGCACAGGCACCGCTCTTTACACTTGCTGCGTCGGTGGCGACAGCGCGGGCCGCTCGCGAGGCGGGCGTCGATGCCCGGATCAAGTGGCCGAACGACGTCGTCGTCCCTCTCGACGACGAGGGTGCCTACGAAAAGCTCGCAGGCATCCTCACGGAGATGGAAGGGGAAACCGACCGCGTCGAGTGGCTCGTCGTCGGCATCGGCGTCAACGCGAACATCGACGCCGACGACCTCCCCGAGACCGCGACCAGCATTCGCGAGGAAGCCGGTGACGTCGACCGACGACTGTTCGTCCAGCGACTGCTCGAGGCGTTCGACGACCTCCGAAGCGACCTCGAATCGGTCGTCCCCGCCTGGTGTGACCTGTCGCTAACGCTCGGGCAGCGGGTTCGCGTGGATCGTCCGTCCAAGGCAGTCGTCGGCGACGCAGTCGACGTCACCGACGCCGGGGCGCTCGTGCTCGAGACCGACGACGGGCGGGTGACGGTCACGGCTGGTGATTGTGAGCACCTTCGTCCAGTCTGA
- a CDS encoding nitric oxide synthase oxygenase has translation MHEPIPEYDPDALFSEAESFVRQCYAELERDAEIESRLAEIRREIDERGHYEHTREELEHGARMAWRNSNRCVGRLFWQSLHVLDRRDLETPAEIHEACCEHLEYARNGGDIIPTISVFKPMSRGDRQVRIWNYQLLRYAGYETDDGIVGDPDEVAFTDYCRSRGWEGEGTDFDVLPHVIQVGDDEPQLFEVPDSVIGEVPITHPEYDWVADLGLRWYDVPVVSNMRLEIGGIQYTAAPFNGWYLATEIGARNFADEDRYDMLPAVAERLGLDTSTDRSLWKDEAVVELNRAVLHSYDEAGVQIVDHHTVTDQFAQFERNEEAAGREVTGDWSWLIPPVSPATTQVFHTTYDDESRAPNFFYLESPDTLSG, from the coding sequence ATGCACGAACCGATTCCGGAGTACGACCCCGACGCACTTTTCAGCGAGGCGGAGTCGTTCGTCCGGCAGTGTTACGCCGAACTCGAGCGTGACGCCGAGATCGAGTCCCGACTCGCGGAGATTCGCCGTGAGATCGACGAGCGGGGCCACTACGAGCACACGCGCGAGGAACTCGAACACGGCGCGCGGATGGCCTGGCGAAACAGCAACCGCTGTGTCGGCCGACTCTTCTGGCAGTCGCTGCACGTACTCGATCGGCGTGACCTCGAGACGCCCGCGGAGATCCACGAGGCCTGCTGTGAACACCTCGAGTACGCACGGAACGGCGGCGACATTATCCCGACGATCTCCGTGTTCAAGCCGATGAGCCGCGGCGACCGACAGGTTCGCATCTGGAACTACCAGCTTCTCAGGTACGCCGGGTACGAGACGGACGACGGGATCGTCGGCGACCCCGACGAGGTCGCGTTCACCGACTACTGCCGATCACGTGGCTGGGAAGGCGAGGGAACCGACTTCGACGTCCTGCCACACGTGATTCAGGTCGGCGACGACGAACCGCAGTTATTCGAGGTGCCCGACTCGGTCATCGGAGAAGTGCCGATTACCCACCCCGAGTACGACTGGGTCGCCGACCTCGGACTACGGTGGTACGACGTGCCCGTCGTCTCGAACATGCGTCTCGAGATCGGCGGCATCCAGTACACCGCTGCGCCGTTTAACGGCTGGTACCTCGCGACGGAGATCGGGGCCCGAAACTTCGCGGACGAGGACCGCTACGATATGCTCCCGGCGGTCGCCGAGCGACTGGGCCTGGATACGAGCACGGATCGGTCGCTGTGGAAAGACGAGGCGGTGGTCGAACTCAACCGCGCCGTCTTGCACTCCTACGACGAGGCTGGCGTCCAAATCGTCGACCATCACACGGTCACCGACCAGTTCGCCCAGTTCGAGCGCAACGAAGAGGCGGCCGGCCGCGAGGTCACCGGCGACTGGTCGTGGCTGATTCCGCCGGTGAGTCCGGCGACGACACAGGTCTTCCATACGACCTACGACGACGAGAGCCGAGCCCCGAACTTCTTTTATTTGGAGTCGCCGGATACACTATCCGGCTAA
- a CDS encoding pantoate kinase, whose translation MREEATAFVPGHITGFFSAHPDDDPTKAGSRGAGVTLTHGVEVTVEPTPETESTIVLDGTPVDVDPVGTVLETLEVTARVEATSDVPIGAGFGVSGAMALGTALAANRVFDRTLSTNELVTVAHGAEVQAGTGLGDVVAQAHGGIPIRLEPGGPHENALDSIPACTRVEYISFGQLSTADVLSGDTEALTVAGERALSTIVAEPTLESFMYASRRFAREAGLLTDRVKTTVDEVAAVDGEASMAMLGETVFALGTGLTDAGYEPAVCETHPAGATLTD comes from the coding sequence ATGCGCGAGGAGGCGACGGCGTTCGTCCCCGGACACATCACGGGGTTCTTCAGCGCCCACCCCGACGACGACCCGACGAAAGCTGGCTCGAGGGGGGCCGGAGTGACGCTCACCCACGGTGTCGAGGTGACCGTCGAGCCGACTCCCGAAACGGAATCGACTATCGTACTCGACGGCACCCCGGTCGACGTCGACCCCGTCGGAACGGTACTCGAGACGCTCGAGGTGACTGCCCGCGTCGAGGCGACCTCGGACGTCCCGATCGGTGCCGGGTTCGGCGTCTCGGGAGCGATGGCACTGGGAACGGCGCTCGCGGCGAACCGCGTGTTCGATCGCACCCTCTCGACGAACGAACTCGTGACCGTCGCCCACGGAGCCGAAGTCCAGGCGGGCACCGGCCTCGGCGACGTGGTCGCACAAGCTCACGGCGGTATCCCGATCCGCCTCGAGCCTGGAGGCCCACACGAGAACGCCCTCGATTCGATCCCAGCGTGTACGCGCGTTGAGTACATCTCCTTCGGCCAGCTCTCGACGGCAGACGTCCTCTCGGGCGATACGGAGGCCCTGACGGTCGCTGGCGAGCGGGCGCTCTCGACGATCGTCGCGGAGCCGACGCTCGAGTCGTTCATGTACGCCTCACGTCGGTTCGCCCGTGAAGCGGGGCTGTTGACCGACCGCGTCAAGACTACGGTCGACGAGGTTGCCGCCGTCGACGGCGAGGCCTCGATGGCGATGCTCGGCGAGACCGTTTTCGCGCTCGGAACGGGGCTCACCGACGCGGGGTACGAGCCGGCCGTTTGTGAGACACATCCCGCAGGTGCGACGCTGACCGACTGA
- a CDS encoding 4-phosphopantoate--beta-alanine ligase, producing MSEYDTVSAEVEHEDEIPEDHPRYQDLLTRHRIEKGVEKGITHLQGMHAEGRGSAFDYLLGEETIPSADAAERVAAAHLLLADHPVLSINGNVAALVPGEMVDLAEAVDADLEVNLFNRTPERMQAIADHLREHGATNVKGLEADARIPNLDHQRAKVDEAGIYAADVVLVPLEDGDRAEALEEMGKTELVIDLNPLSRSPQVAEVPIVDNIIRAVPNMTDHALELADADESELRKIVASFDREAALEAAEERIRRGL from the coding sequence GTGAGCGAGTACGACACGGTCTCCGCGGAGGTCGAGCACGAAGACGAGATTCCGGAGGACCACCCCCGGTATCAGGACCTGCTCACCCGCCACCGCATCGAAAAAGGCGTCGAGAAGGGGATCACTCACCTTCAGGGGATGCATGCGGAGGGACGGGGCAGCGCCTTCGACTACCTGCTAGGCGAGGAGACGATCCCGAGCGCAGACGCGGCCGAACGTGTGGCTGCGGCACATCTCTTGCTCGCCGATCATCCGGTACTGTCGATCAACGGCAACGTCGCGGCGCTCGTCCCCGGCGAGATGGTCGACCTCGCCGAGGCCGTCGACGCCGACCTCGAGGTTAACCTCTTCAACCGAACGCCCGAGCGCATGCAGGCCATCGCCGACCACCTGCGCGAACACGGCGCGACGAACGTCAAGGGCCTCGAGGCCGACGCCAGAATTCCCAACCTCGACCACCAGCGGGCGAAGGTCGACGAAGCGGGGATCTACGCGGCCGACGTCGTCCTCGTCCCGCTCGAAGACGGCGACCGCGCCGAGGCACTCGAGGAGATGGGGAAAACCGAACTCGTCATCGACCTCAACCCGCTTTCGCGGTCACCACAGGTCGCCGAGGTCCCGATCGTCGATAACATCATCCGTGCGGTGCCGAACATGACCGACCACGCACTCGAGTTGGCCGACGCCGACGAGAGCGAACTCCGGAAGATCGTCGCATCGTTCGACCGCGAGGCGGCGCTCGAGGCCGCCGAAGAACGGATTCGACGCGGACTGTAG
- a CDS encoding SIR2 family NAD-dependent protein deacylase, translating to MDDLESLAGAIKRAETAVAFTGAGISAPSGVPTFRGDDGVWDRFDEGQFTYGRFRSDPEGFWEDRIELQRVMFDGEYEPNAGHEALADLGQTGHLEAILTQNTDGLHWDAADSRHGGDDPESELATEHDHDGTEILELHGNARRVRCVDCGTRSDGDPVFERAAEGEVPPQCDCGGVFKPDVVLFGEQLPGAVIQRARSLARKSDVFLAVGSSLVVEPAASLPRLAASSGATVAVVNLESTPCDSIADVVCQADVTDVLPRLFDLVES from the coding sequence ATGGACGACCTCGAGTCACTCGCAGGGGCGATCAAACGGGCCGAGACGGCGGTCGCGTTCACCGGTGCTGGCATCTCCGCGCCATCGGGCGTGCCGACGTTTCGCGGGGACGACGGCGTCTGGGACCGCTTCGATGAGGGACAGTTCACGTACGGTCGCTTTCGAAGCGACCCTGAGGGGTTCTGGGAGGACCGAATCGAGTTACAGCGCGTGATGTTCGACGGCGAATACGAACCCAACGCGGGCCACGAAGCATTGGCCGACCTCGGGCAAACGGGCCATCTCGAGGCGATCCTCACCCAGAACACCGACGGCCTCCACTGGGATGCAGCCGACTCGCGCCACGGTGGCGACGATCCAGAGAGCGAACTCGCGACCGAACACGACCACGACGGAACCGAAATCCTCGAACTCCACGGCAACGCCCGCCGGGTCAGGTGCGTCGACTGCGGAACGCGCAGTGACGGCGATCCGGTCTTCGAGCGCGCTGCCGAGGGCGAGGTTCCACCGCAGTGTGACTGCGGCGGCGTCTTCAAGCCCGACGTGGTCCTGTTCGGCGAACAGCTCCCGGGTGCCGTTATCCAGCGTGCGCGATCGCTCGCCCGCAAGAGCGACGTCTTCCTGGCGGTCGGCTCCTCGCTGGTCGTCGAACCCGCTGCCTCGCTGCCGCGACTTGCCGCCTCCTCAGGCGCGACCGTCGCCGTCGTCAATCTCGAGTCGACTCCCTGTGACTCCATCGCCGACGTGGTCTGTCAGGCGGACGTCACCGACGTGCTGCCGCGGCTCTTCGACCTCGTCGAAAGCTGA
- the aspS gene encoding aspartate--tRNA(Asn) ligase yields the protein MQDRTYTADAEPGEDATVAGWVHEIRDLGGIAFLILRDTTGKIQVKFEKDEMDDELVETGLGVSRESVVKVSGAVEEEPRAPTGVEVTPESLEVVAPADPELPLDPSGKVDADISTRLDNRTLDLRKDEVQAVFEIRAEILRAVREQFREFHCTEINTPKIVATGTEGGTELFPITYFGEEAFMNQSPQLFKQLIAGSSVERVFEIGPIFRAEEHNTPRHLNEATSIDFEGAFCDAHDAMDVAEGVVKAAYEAVNENCADELEALGLEEEFEVPEGEFPRLTYEEAIERINATGELDDQLVWGDDLPTEGEKALGEDVGSHYFITDWPSEIKPFYIKDHDDDEQLSTGFDLMHPRMELVSGGQREHRHDALIDGFEQQGLDPDQFEYYTKMFKYGMPPHAGFGLGGERLVMTILGLENIREAVLFPRDRQRLSP from the coding sequence ATGCAGGACAGAACCTACACTGCGGACGCCGAGCCCGGCGAGGATGCGACGGTCGCCGGCTGGGTCCACGAGATCCGTGACCTCGGTGGCATCGCCTTCCTGATTCTTCGCGATACGACCGGCAAGATCCAGGTCAAATTCGAGAAAGACGAGATGGACGACGAGCTCGTCGAGACCGGCCTGGGCGTCTCCCGCGAGAGCGTCGTGAAAGTCTCCGGCGCGGTCGAAGAGGAACCCCGCGCACCGACGGGCGTCGAGGTCACGCCGGAGTCGCTCGAGGTCGTCGCGCCTGCGGACCCCGAACTGCCGCTTGACCCCTCCGGGAAGGTCGACGCCGACATCTCGACCCGACTCGATAACCGCACGCTCGACCTGCGCAAGGACGAGGTCCAGGCGGTCTTCGAGATCCGCGCGGAGATTCTGCGTGCCGTTCGCGAGCAGTTCCGTGAGTTCCACTGCACGGAGATCAACACGCCGAAGATCGTCGCGACGGGGACGGAAGGCGGCACCGAACTCTTCCCGATCACCTACTTCGGTGAGGAAGCGTTCATGAACCAGTCTCCGCAGCTGTTCAAGCAGCTCATCGCGGGCTCGAGCGTCGAGCGCGTCTTCGAGATCGGCCCGATCTTCCGCGCCGAAGAGCACAACACGCCCCGGCACCTGAACGAAGCGACCTCGATCGACTTCGAGGGCGCGTTCTGTGACGCCCACGACGCGATGGACGTCGCCGAAGGCGTCGTCAAAGCCGCCTACGAAGCGGTCAACGAGAACTGCGCCGACGAACTTGAGGCACTCGGCCTCGAAGAAGAGTTCGAGGTTCCAGAGGGCGAGTTCCCGCGGCTTACCTACGAGGAAGCCATCGAACGCATCAACGCGACGGGCGAACTCGACGACCAGCTCGTCTGGGGCGACGACCTCCCAACCGAAGGCGAGAAGGCCCTCGGCGAGGACGTCGGCAGCCACTACTTCATCACCGACTGGCCAAGCGAGATCAAGCCGTTCTACATCAAAGACCACGACGACGACGAGCAGCTCTCGACCGGTTTCGACCTCATGCACCCGCGTATGGAACTGGTCTCCGGCGGCCAGCGCGAACACCGCCACGACGCCCTCATCGACGGCTTCGAACAGCAGGGCCTCGACCCCGATCAGTTCGAGTATTACACGAAGATGTTCAAATACGGCATGCCCCCACACGCCGGCTTCGGCCTCGGTGGCGAGCGTCTCGTCATGACGATTCTCGGCCTCGAGAACATCCGTGAGGCTGTTCTCTTCCCACGCGACCGGCAGCGTCTGAGTCCGTAG
- a CDS encoding linear amide C-N hydrolase, translating into MCTRLVYLGDGDRVLTGRSMDWKEDIGTNIWVMPRGVERDGRAGPNSVTWTAQYGSVVATAYDVATTDGMNEAGLVANLLWLSESVYPDWDGEEPALSLSVWAQYLLDRFATVSEAVEHIREEEFVIVTEHVPGEDRLATLHLSLSDATGDSAIVEFIDGELVVHHDREYQVMTNSPTFDDQLALAEYWAEIGGTVMLPGTNRPADRFVRARFYVDAIPTVDDRQTATAGVFSVLRNVSVPYGISTPDQPHISSTRWRTVADHDDRRYYFESALMPNAFWLDLDDVDFDASAQILELGPDQSTPFAGNVSDQLVTADPFSFLEAAAE; encoded by the coding sequence ATGTGTACTCGGCTGGTCTACCTCGGTGACGGCGACCGCGTGCTCACCGGTCGGTCGATGGATTGGAAAGAAGACATTGGGACGAACATCTGGGTGATGCCCCGCGGGGTCGAACGCGACGGACGGGCGGGGCCGAACTCCGTGACCTGGACCGCCCAGTACGGGAGCGTCGTCGCGACCGCATACGACGTCGCCACGACCGACGGGATGAACGAAGCGGGGCTGGTTGCGAACCTCCTGTGGCTCTCGGAGTCGGTGTATCCGGACTGGGACGGCGAAGAACCCGCACTGTCGCTTTCGGTCTGGGCACAGTACCTCCTCGACCGCTTTGCGACCGTCTCGGAGGCAGTCGAACACATCCGCGAGGAGGAGTTCGTGATCGTGACCGAACACGTACCGGGTGAGGACCGGCTGGCGACCTTGCACCTCTCGCTGTCCGATGCCACCGGTGACAGCGCCATCGTCGAGTTCATCGATGGTGAACTCGTCGTCCACCACGACCGTGAGTATCAGGTGATGACCAACTCGCCGACGTTCGACGACCAACTCGCACTGGCCGAATACTGGGCGGAGATCGGCGGCACGGTCATGCTGCCGGGGACGAACCGGCCTGCGGATCGATTCGTGCGGGCTCGCTTCTACGTCGACGCGATCCCCACAGTCGACGACCGGCAAACGGCGACTGCCGGCGTGTTCAGCGTCCTCAGAAACGTCTCGGTTCCTTACGGAATCTCGACTCCCGACCAGCCACACATCTCCTCGACGCGCTGGCGGACGGTCGCAGACCACGACGACCGGCGCTACTACTTCGAGTCGGCGCTCATGCCGAATGCGTTCTGGCTCGACCTCGACGACGTCGATTTCGACGCCAGCGCGCAGATACTCGAACTCGGTCCCGACCAGTCGACTCCCTTCGCCGGGAACGTTTCCGATCAACTGGTTACGGCCGACCCCTTTTCGTTTCTCGAGGCAGCGGCGGAGTGA
- a CDS encoding tyrosine--tRNA ligase: protein MDTYDLITRNAEEVVTEAEVRELADDPEGKRVYVGYEPSGVLHLGHLLTANKLIDLQEAGLEVVVLLADVHAYLNGKGTFEEIRETAEQMKAQFIAYGLDEDNTEFVYGSTFQLEEDYTLDLHQLELSTTMNRAQRAMAELQGDETAKVSHLVYPLMQTLDIEYLDLDLAVGGLDQRKVHMLAREELPELGYDVRPCLHTPIVADLTSGEGKMSSSEGVTISMEDSTDDLEEKVNSAFCPPTRDPEDDLENPVLELFEYHVFPRFDEVVVERPEKYGGDLTYDDFEALAVDLESGELHPADAKGTLATYLDELIAPGREKLRELRA, encoded by the coding sequence ATGGATACCTACGACCTGATTACGCGAAACGCCGAGGAGGTCGTCACCGAAGCGGAGGTGCGCGAACTTGCCGACGATCCGGAGGGGAAACGGGTCTACGTCGGCTACGAGCCCTCCGGTGTGCTCCACCTGGGCCATCTCCTGACGGCGAACAAACTCATCGACCTCCAGGAGGCGGGACTGGAGGTCGTCGTCTTGCTGGCTGACGTTCACGCCTACTTAAACGGTAAGGGGACGTTCGAGGAGATCCGCGAGACGGCCGAGCAGATGAAAGCTCAGTTCATCGCCTACGGCCTCGACGAGGACAACACCGAGTTCGTCTACGGCTCTACGTTCCAACTGGAAGAAGACTACACCCTCGATCTCCACCAACTCGAGTTATCGACGACGATGAACCGCGCCCAGCGTGCGATGGCCGAACTGCAGGGCGACGAAACGGCGAAAGTCAGCCACCTCGTCTACCCCCTGATGCAGACGCTCGACATCGAGTACCTCGACCTCGATCTGGCCGTTGGCGGTCTCGATCAGCGCAAAGTCCACATGCTCGCCCGCGAGGAACTGCCCGAACTGGGCTATGACGTTCGGCCCTGTCTGCACACGCCCATCGTCGCCGACCTCACCTCCGGCGAGGGCAAGATGTCCTCGAGCGAGGGCGTCACCATCTCGATGGAAGACTCCACCGACGACCTCGAGGAGAAGGTCAACTCGGCGTTCTGTCCGCCGACGCGCGATCCCGAAGACGACCTCGAGAACCCCGTCCTCGAGTTGTTCGAGTACCACGTCTTCCCGCGGTTCGACGAGGTCGTCGTCGAACGCCCCGAGAAGTACGGCGGCGATCTCACCTACGACGACTTCGAGGCGTTGGCTGTGGACCTCGAGTCCGGCGAACTCCACCCCGCCGACGCGAAGGGCACGCTCGCGACGTACCTCGACGAACTGATCGCTCCCGGTCGCGAGAAGCTGCGCGAACTCCGCGCGTGA